A part of Salvelinus alpinus chromosome 5, SLU_Salpinus.1, whole genome shotgun sequence genomic DNA contains:
- the barhl1a gene encoding barH-like homeobox 1a, whose product MEVSTNGSSFGVDSLLSHRPASLHILKGESSIEKCRCPLELSPRSVLESGCSSPLSPRPESVEDAMHRHDFALESSLQHGQLPQPRTVASSFLIRDILADCNKPLAACAPYKSHEHPMPDSEHFESKIADDFMDKIDSNSSSDNEYKARDRDMDSSRDSPSSRLKKPRKARTAFSDHQLAQLERSFERQKYLSVQDRMELAASLNLSDTQVKTWYQNRRTKWKRQTAVGLELLAEAGNYSTLQRMFPSPYFYSQSLVSNLDTTAGLYLYRGPSAPPPIQRPLFPRIPLHGLQGDGEPLSSLSGVLPRPTHR is encoded by the exons ATGGAGGTCTCCACAAACGGGTCGAGTTTTGGTGTTGACTCTCTGCTGTCTCACAGACCAGCAAGCCTACACATTTTGAAAGGAGAAAGTTCGATCGAAAAATGCCGGTGTCCACTGGAGTTAAGCCCGAGGTCCGTCCTGGAAAGCGGctgctcatctcctctctccccgcGACCGGAATCTGTCGAAGATGCAATGCACAGACATGATTTTGCACTGGAGTCCTCGCTACAGCATGGGCAACTGCCCCAGCCACGGACAGTCGCATCATCTTTTCTTATTCGGGATATTCTTGCAGACTGTAACAAACCACTTGCAGCATGTGCCCCATACAAGAGTCATGAACATCCCATGCCAGACTCCGAGCATTTTGAGTCCAAAATAGCGGACGACTTTATGGATAAAATCGACAGCAACTCGTCCTCGGACAATGAATACAAAG CGCGAGACCGTGACATGGACAGCAGCAGGGACAGTCCGTCGTCTCGGCTGAAGAAGCCCCGGAAAGCTCGAACCGCTTTCAGTGATCACCAGCTGGCCCAGCTCGAGCGCAGCTTCGAACGGCAGAAATATCTGAGTGTGCAGGACAGAATGGAGTTGGCAGCTTCGCTCAACCTCAGCGACACTCAGGTCAAAACTTGGTACCAGAACAGACG AACGAAATGGAAGCGACAGACCGCGGTTGGACTGGAATTGTTGGCCGAAGCTGGCAACTACTCGACTCTTCAAAGAATGTTTCCCTCGCCATATTTTTACTCACAAAGTCTGGTTTCGAACCTAGATACCACAGCGGGCTTATATCTGTACAGAGGACCCTCGGCACCACCACCTATCCAGCGTCCTCTGTTTCCACGAATCCCCCTCCATGGTCTTCAGGGAGACGGGGAGCCGCTCTCCTCTCTATCTGGGGTCCTCCCTCGACCTACACATCGATGA